One genomic region from Quercus robur chromosome 4, dhQueRobu3.1, whole genome shotgun sequence encodes:
- the LOC126720575 gene encoding uncharacterized protein LOC126720575, producing MDKSWMDIRDRTSVEYRTGVAQFLNFASQHAQRDGTIVCPCRKCAHSTMLAIDVVRIHLVSHEICRGYRRWTFHGESSSRKTSVRTPSTFVQENSNENSNIHEMLHHMFPMHDMVPEPMEEDMASDPMVGGPGVEQPTQGPNEESLQFLKLLKDVKEPCYEGCTKFSKLLVIVYLYHLKCLLGWSNKSVTFLLQFLQELLPSSAKLPKDCYEAKKIIKDLGLSYEKIDACPNDCMLFWKENSNLEACSNCNHSRWASNEAEVPKNTNAPSKKVKKKAAKILRWFPLKPRLKRLFMSPEVAPHMKWHVNGRTNDGLMRHPADSKAWKSFDSKYVEFSSKPRNVRPGLAADGFNPFSNMSTAHSTWPVMLVPYNLPPWMCMKRAYFMLSLLIPGPTSPGNDIDVYLQPLVQELKELWDVGVETFDVSSNSSFQMHAALLWTINDFSAYGDISSWSTKGALACPSCNYDPQSRWLKHGRKFSYIGHRRFLDSDHEFRNHDKEFDGRKDFSQAPVVVSGSEIIAQTEAVVDVVFGKKKVNLTNKRKRGEEALCIWKKRSIFFSLPYWENHLLRHNLDVMHIEKNVVDNVIGTVLNMDGKTKDNLKARLDLEEMGIRSELYLEELGSDKTYKPRACFEMTTSEKDSFLEVLKSVSVPDGYASNVSRCVKLKECKISGMKSHDSHILMQQLFPITIRGSLPDEVSKYLIELSCFFREICSKVLSLEDLESLQKRIAVTLCELERIFPPSFFTVMVHLLIHLTDEAKIAGPVHYHWMYPVERYLSRLKSYVRNKACPEGCIAEGYLAEECLTFCSRYFKNVETIFTRPIRNVEESTGAVLSITLDSKSWTQAHRYVLFSCDEITPFRIVHRDHLKKLHPNVANDVIEKQHMERFCHWFKYHVLSMDVDEREKLPKKVIWLARYPDNEVKRFKRYVLNGLKFRTKDSEVNRKTQNSGVSVATESGVTYYGVLTDIIELKYFEKLQYVLFKCEWFDVDSGRGYKTDKFGFPLVNFTRLIHKGDRLIDESYVLASQASQVFYVEDSRHKDWMAVVKTKARDVFDVGTAASSDDDVDNFCENVPYNITIDNTHDVNENLAWTRRHVEGTIYETPLFVERELVEDDNIDDEEFIDDVYESNDESTDDENEDGEELNDGSNDESTDDES from the exons ATGGACAAGAGTTGGATGGACATTAGAGATAGGACATCTGTGGAATATAGAACTGGAGTTGCACAATTCTTGAATTTTGCATCTCAACATGCACAACGAGATGGTACAATTGTTTGTCCATGTCGAAAATGTGCACATTCAACAATGTTGGCTATAGATGTTGTACGAATTCATCTAGTATCACATGAGATTTGTAGGGGTTATCGACGTTGGACTTTTCATGGGGAATCATCATCTAGAAAGACTTCTGTTAGAACTCCTAGTACTTTTGTCCAAGAAAACTCaaatgaaaatagtaatattcaTGAAATGTTGCATCACATGTTCCCTATGCATGATATGGTACCCGAACCAATGGAAGAAGATATGGCATCAGATCCTATGGTAGGAGGCCCTGGTGTGGAACAACCTACACAAGGTCCTAACGAAGAGTCACTCCAATTTCTGAAATTGCTCAAAGATGTTAAGGAACCTTGTTATGAAGGTTGTACAAAATTTAGCAAATTGTTAGTCATTGTGTATTTGTACCACTTGAAGTGTTTACTTGGTTGGAGTAACAAATCAGTCACCTTCTTGCTTCAATTTTTGCAAGAGCTACTACCTTCAAGTGCGAAGTTGCCAAAAGACTGTTATgaggcaaaaaaaattattaaggatTTGGGTTTGAGTTATGAGAAGATTGATGCTTGCCCCAATGATTGTATGTtgttttggaaggaaaattcCAACCTTGAAGCTTGCTCAAATTGTAACCATTCAAGGTGGGCAAGCAACGAGGCCGAAGTTCCAAAAAATACGAATGCTCCTTCCAAGAAGGTAAAGAAGAAAGCTGCAAAGATCTTAAGGTGGTTCCCTTTGAAGCCAAGGTTGAAACGATTGTTTATGTCTCCTGAAGTAGCTCCCCACATGAAATGGCATGTTAATGGTCGTACAAATGACGGGTTAATGAGGCATCCTGCTGACTCTAAAGCTTGGAAGTCATTTGACTCTAAGTATGTAGAATTCTCATCTAAGCCTCGTAATGTTAGACCTGGATTAGCAGCTGATGGATTCAATCCGTTCTCCAATATGAGTACTGCTCATAGTACTTGGCCTGTCATGTTGGTCCCATACAATCTTCCTCCTTGGATGTGTATGAAAAGGGCTTATTTCATGTTATCACTATTGATTCCTGGTCCAACCTCTCCTGGGAACGATATAGATGTGTACTTACAACCCTTAGTACAAGAACTCAAGGAATTATGGGATGTTGGTGTAGAAACGTTTGATGTGTCTTCCAATAGCTCATTTCAAATGCATGCAGCGTTGTTGTGGACTATAAATGATTTTTCAGCATATGGTGATATTTCAAGTTGGAGTACCAAAGGTGCTCTTGCATGTCCTTCTTGTAACTATGATCCTCAATCTCGTTGGTTAAAACATGGAAGAAAATTCAGCTATATTGGACATAGACGATTCTTGGATAGTGATCATGAATTTCGTAATCATGATAAGGAGTTTGACGGGCGTAAAGATTTCAGTCAAGCTCCTGTTGTAGTTTCAGGAAGTGAAATCATTGCGCAAACAGAAGCTGTGGTTGATGTTGTTTTTGGGAAGAAAAAAGTTAATTTGACGAATAAGAGAAAAAGAGGGGAGGAAGCCTTGTGTATATGGAAGAagagaagtatattttttagctTGCCTTATTGGGAGAACCACTTGTTGCGTCACAATCTTGACGTGATGCATATAGAAAAAAATGTGGTTGACAATGTAATTGGCACAGTGTTGAACATGGATGGAAAGACGAAGGATAACTTAAAGGCACGCCTTGACTTAGAAGAAATGGGTATAAGAAGTGAACTTTATCTTGAGGAGCTTGGTAGTGATAAGACATATAAGCCACGTGCTTGCTTTGAAATGACTACTAGtgaaaaagatagttttttggaAGTTTTGAAGAGTGTAAGTGTGCCGGATGGCTATGCTTCAAATGTATCCCGCTGTGTTAAACTTAAAGAATGCAAGATTTCTGGGATGAAAAGCCATGATAGTCATATCTTGATGCAACAACTTTTTCCAATAACTATACGTGGATCTTTGCCGGATGAAGTGAGCAAATATTTGATTGAGTTATCTTGTTTCTTTAGGGAAATATGTTCCAAAGTATTGAGTTTGGAAGATCTTGAGAGTCTTCAGAAGAGAATTGCGGTGACGTTGTGTGAATTGGAAAGGATATTCCCTCCTTCTTTCTTTACAGTTATGGTACATCTACTCATTCATTTGACTGACGAAGCCAAGATTGCTGGCCCAGTTCATTATCATTGGATGTATCCCGTAGAGCG GTACTTGTCACGATTGAAGTCCTATGTTCGAAATAAGGCTTGTCCAGAAGGTTGTATTGCAGAAGGGTACTTGGCAGAGGAGTGCTTAACATTCTGTTCACGATATTTCAAAAATGTCGAAACTATTTTCACTCGGCCCATAAGGAATGTTGAAGAATCTACAGGTGCAGTGTTGAGCATCACCTTAGATTCAAAATCATGGACTCAAGCACATCGTTATGTGCTATTCAGTTGTGATGAAATTACCCCATTTCGCAT TGTGCACAGAGATCATTTAAAGAAACTTCACCCAAATGTAGCTAATGATGTTATTGAAAAGCAACACATGGAGAGATTTTGTCACTGGTTTAAGTACCAT GTTTTGTCAATGGATGTTGATGAGAGGGAGAAACTTCCTAAAAAAGTTATATGGCTTGCTCGATATCCAGATAATGAAGTTAAACGGTTCAAGCGTTATGTTCTAAATGGATTGAAGTTTCGCACCAAAGATTCTGAGGTAAATAGGAAAACTCAGAACAGTGGAGTTAGTGTCGCCACTGAAAGTGGCGTTACTTACTATGGTGTCTTAACTGACATTATTGagttaaaatattttgagaaattacaatatgtattatttaaatgtgAATGGTTTGATGTGGATAGTGGAAGGGGATATAAGACAGACAAGTTTGGTTTCCCTCTTGTCAATTTTACAAGATTGATACATAAGGGTGATCGATTGATTGATGAGTCGTATGTCTTAGCTTCTCAAGCTTCACAAGTCTTTTATGTGGAAGATTCAAGACATAAAGATTGGATGGCTGTTGTTAAAACAAAAGCTAGGGATGTTTTTGATGTTGGAACTGCTGCTTCATCTGATGATGATGTAGATAACTTTTGTGAGAATGTTCCTTATAATATAACCATTGATAATACACATGATGTAAATGAAAATCTTGCATGGACTCGTAGACATGTAGAAGGGACTATTTATGAAACACCGTTATTTGTTGAGCGTGAATTGGTTGAAGATGACAATATAGATGATGAAGAGTTCATTGATGATGTGTATGAGTCCAATGATGAGTCTACTGATGATGAGAATGAAGATGGTGAAGAGCTCAATGATGGGTCCAATGATGAGTCGACTGATGATGAGAGTTAA
- the LOC126720578 gene encoding uncharacterized protein LOC126720578 produces the protein MVTTLGHPVERAEVYVKLHLRKDGTPVNTEAESNIEKINELLSESSNRVQSSDLTGSIAWAPDDVYAQVFGNKCNGRVRGVGFGPTPSMHPAKSTPTIAQVRSQERDAKVIQLENQVASLTEKVNRYENLEERMTQLMQLVQNQQNHSSEASQAGFGLDHQSPTPYRSQASSHQETSI, from the exons ATG GTAACAACGCTTGGGCATCCTGTAGAGCGTGCAGAGGTATATGTAAAACTCCATCTTCGTAAAGATGGTACTCCTGTTAACACTGAAGCAGAAAGCAACATT GAAAAAATCAACGAACTGTTGAGTGAGTCCTCAAATCGTGTGCAGTCATCCGACCTTACTGGAAGTATTGCATGGGCACCAGATGATGTATATGCTCAAGTGTTTGGTAATAAGTGCAATGGTCGTGTTCGAGGTGTGGGATTTGGCCCAACCCCAAGTATGCATCCTGCCAAAAGCACTCCTACAATTGCTCAAGTAAGAAGCCAAGAAAGGGATGCTAAAGTGATTCAATTGGAGAATCAAGTTGCTTCTTTGACGGAGAAAGTGAATCGTTATGAAAACTTGGAGGAGCGAATGACTCAATTGATGCAACTAGTGCAAAATCAGCAAAATCATTCTTCAGAAGCTAGTCag GCTGGTTTTGGTTTAGATCATCAATCTCCAACTCCTTACAGATCACAGGCTTCATCCCATCAAGAAACTAGCATATAG